A window of Alkalispirochaeta americana contains these coding sequences:
- the dnaJ gene encoding molecular chaperone DnaJ — MAKRDYYEVLGISRDASVEDLKKAYRKIAVQNHPDRNPGDAGAEERFKEAAEAYEVLANPEKRQAYDQFGFAGVDGLGGGGPQGFSSSRDFEDVFGDFSDIFGSFFGGGGRGRSSGRGRSRGADLRYDLQIPFTDAAFGTKAEILYEREASCDVCNGSGASAGSGRKTCPTCGGAGQVRRSSGFFSVASVCPSCQGAGTVIEEPCSSCAGSGVKKKRQRIKVTIPAGVSHGQRITIPSQGDAPRGGGEAGDLHVVIHIQPHKHFERDNYDLYCAVPVSITQAALGAELKVSTLDGKRVKVKVPAGTQDGKILRLRNEGIPVPNSANRRGDMYIKLRVVVPARMSSKAKELLREFSRLEGEELQPEPIPLKEL, encoded by the coding sequence GTGGCAAAACGTGACTACTACGAGGTGCTCGGCATAAGCCGGGACGCCTCGGTAGAAGATTTGAAGAAAGCCTATCGCAAGATTGCCGTTCAGAACCATCCCGACAGAAACCCCGGGGATGCCGGGGCCGAGGAGCGCTTCAAGGAAGCTGCCGAGGCCTACGAGGTCTTGGCAAACCCTGAAAAGCGACAGGCCTACGACCAGTTCGGTTTTGCCGGTGTGGATGGCCTTGGCGGAGGAGGGCCTCAAGGGTTCTCTTCCTCCCGGGATTTCGAGGATGTCTTTGGTGATTTTTCGGACATCTTCGGTTCCTTTTTCGGAGGAGGAGGCCGTGGGCGTTCTTCCGGCCGGGGGCGGTCCCGTGGGGCTGACCTTCGTTACGACCTCCAGATTCCCTTTACCGATGCGGCTTTCGGAACAAAGGCAGAGATTCTCTACGAACGCGAGGCATCTTGCGATGTCTGTAATGGCTCGGGGGCTTCGGCGGGAAGCGGGCGCAAGACCTGCCCCACCTGTGGAGGTGCGGGGCAAGTCCGGCGAAGCAGCGGCTTTTTCTCTGTCGCTTCGGTGTGCCCGTCCTGCCAGGGAGCAGGAACGGTCATTGAAGAACCCTGCAGCAGTTGCGCCGGATCGGGCGTCAAGAAAAAGCGGCAGCGGATCAAGGTGACCATACCGGCTGGCGTGTCTCACGGTCAGAGGATTACCATCCCCAGTCAGGGCGATGCGCCCCGGGGCGGTGGGGAGGCTGGCGATCTTCACGTGGTGATCCATATCCAGCCTCATAAACACTTCGAGCGAGATAACTATGATCTCTATTGTGCTGTTCCTGTCAGCATCACCCAGGCAGCTCTGGGGGCCGAACTCAAGGTCTCGACTCTGGACGGAAAACGCGTAAAAGTTAAGGTTCCTGCAGGAACCCAGGATGGAAAGATCCTTCGTCTGCGCAACGAGGGTATCCCCGTTCCCAACAGTGCCAACCGGCGAGGGGATATGTATATCAAGTTGCGCGTTGTTGTGCCTGCACGGATGTCCAGCAAGGCAAAGGAACTCCTCCGCGAGTTTTCCCGCCTTGAAGGAGAAGAGCTCCAGCCCGAACCGATTCCCCTGAAAGAGCTCTAG
- the dnaK gene encoding molecular chaperone DnaK, which produces MGKIIGIDLGTTNSCVAVIEGGEAEVLQNAEGQRTTPSMVAFTKKGDSLERLVGQPAKNQMVTNPENTIFSIKRFMGRRYSEVSGEIGMVSYHVQKDANDGVRIDVNGKHLSPPEISAAILQKMKETAEDYLGETVTEAVITVPAYFNDSQRQATKDAGKIAGLDVKRIVNEPTAAALAYGFGDKAKEEKIAVYDLGGGTFDISILELGDGVFEVKSTNGDTHLGGDDFDQKIIDWLVDQFKSEQGIDLSKDRMALQRLKEAAEKAKRELSSTQSTDINLPFITADASGPKHLQYTLNRAAFEKMAADLVQRTKGPCVQALKDAGLSPEDIDEVILVGGSTRIPAVQQIVKEIFKRDPHKGVNPDEVVAMGAAIQGGILGGDVKDMILLDVTPLSLGIETLGGVFTKLIERNTTIPTKKSQIFSTAADNQTAVSIHVLQGEREMASQNRTLGRFDLVGIPPAPRGVPQVEVAFDIDANGILHVSAKDTATNKEQKIRIESSSGLSEDEIDRMVKDAEENAEQDRKLKEKIDAKNEADSLIYSTEKSLGDFGDKVSQEDKDTIQQAIQALKDVVDGDDVEATKAKIEELKQAAYKLAEEAYKAGQADAGAAGEGAEAAGDGASGGSSSTSSDNVEDVDYEVVDDDDPKS; this is translated from the coding sequence ATGGGCAAGATTATTGGAATTGACTTGGGTACGACCAACTCCTGTGTAGCAGTGATTGAGGGCGGGGAGGCTGAGGTCCTGCAGAACGCTGAGGGCCAGCGAACAACGCCATCCATGGTGGCTTTCACAAAAAAAGGTGATTCCCTGGAACGCCTCGTGGGGCAGCCTGCCAAAAACCAGATGGTTACCAACCCGGAAAACACCATCTTCTCGATCAAGCGCTTCATGGGGCGTCGCTACAGCGAGGTGTCGGGAGAGATCGGCATGGTCTCCTACCATGTCCAGAAAGACGCTAACGACGGCGTCCGGATCGATGTGAACGGAAAACATCTCTCTCCGCCGGAGATCTCGGCAGCGATCCTCCAGAAGATGAAAGAGACCGCCGAGGACTACCTGGGCGAGACCGTGACCGAGGCGGTTATCACCGTCCCGGCATATTTTAACGATTCCCAGCGTCAGGCAACAAAAGATGCCGGAAAGATCGCTGGCCTTGATGTGAAACGGATCGTAAACGAGCCCACTGCGGCTGCCCTGGCCTACGGCTTTGGCGACAAGGCCAAAGAAGAAAAAATTGCTGTCTACGATCTTGGCGGGGGAACCTTCGATATTTCCATTCTTGAACTCGGAGATGGAGTCTTCGAGGTCAAGAGCACCAACGGAGATACCCACCTGGGTGGGGATGACTTCGATCAAAAGATCATCGACTGGCTCGTGGATCAGTTCAAGAGCGAGCAGGGGATCGACCTGAGCAAGGACCGCATGGCCCTCCAGAGGCTCAAGGAGGCAGCCGAGAAGGCAAAGCGTGAGCTCTCCAGCACCCAGAGCACTGACATAAACCTCCCCTTCATCACCGCCGACGCGAGCGGACCGAAGCACCTCCAGTACACGCTGAACAGAGCCGCCTTCGAAAAGATGGCTGCTGACCTGGTGCAGCGAACAAAAGGTCCCTGCGTGCAGGCCCTGAAGGATGCCGGCCTCTCGCCGGAGGACATCGACGAGGTGATCCTGGTTGGCGGCTCAACGCGGATACCTGCGGTCCAGCAGATCGTGAAAGAAATCTTCAAGCGGGATCCCCATAAAGGTGTAAACCCCGACGAGGTCGTTGCCATGGGTGCAGCAATCCAGGGAGGAATTCTGGGCGGAGATGTGAAGGACATGATCCTTCTGGATGTGACGCCTCTCTCGCTGGGTATCGAGACGCTGGGTGGTGTCTTTACAAAACTGATCGAGCGAAATACCACCATTCCCACAAAGAAGAGTCAGATCTTCTCCACCGCTGCAGATAACCAGACGGCCGTGTCGATTCATGTCCTCCAGGGTGAGCGGGAAATGGCAAGTCAGAACCGGACCTTGGGGCGTTTTGATCTGGTGGGTATCCCTCCGGCACCCCGGGGAGTTCCCCAGGTTGAAGTTGCCTTCGATATCGACGCTAACGGCATTCTCCATGTCTCGGCCAAGGATACTGCTACCAACAAGGAGCAGAAGATCCGTATCGAGTCTTCCAGTGGTCTCTCGGAAGATGAAATTGATCGGATGGTGAAGGACGCTGAAGAGAATGCCGAGCAGGACCGAAAGCTGAAAGAGAAGATCGACGCCAAAAACGAAGCCGACAGCCTGATCTATTCCACCGAAAAATCCCTTGGCGATTTCGGGGACAAGGTATCCCAGGAGGACAAGGATACAATCCAGCAGGCGATTCAGGCCCTGAAAGATGTGGTGGACGGTGACGATGTAGAGGCTACCAAGGCAAAGATCGAGGAGCTGAAGCAGGCCGCCTACAAGCTTGCAGAAGAGGCCTATAAAGCAGGCCAGGCCGATGCCGGAGCTGCCGGTGAAGGGGCCGAAGCTGCGGGTGATGGTGCTTCCGGTGGATCTTCCAGTACATCCTCCGATAACGTCGAGGACGTTGACTACGAAGTTGTCGACGATGACGATCCCAAAAGCTGA
- the grpE gene encoding nucleotide exchange factor GrpE, with amino-acid sequence MSDQESLRAQDLQEEPLQEAGETTGNPSQQETQPSSGDASSAERPVGEDLHSADGKGDAPQEAAQEADPKADQNAKETAELKKQLEELQKENSELKNQYLRKQADTENYRKRMIRDKEDAVSFANQQLLLDLTAVIDDFERAIASAEESRDYDAFHDGVVLIEKQLVNMLERKWGLKRLDSEGQEFDPQKHEAVTAEPRDEDETSMVLEEYQKGYMLHDRVLRAARVKVSTPGKG; translated from the coding sequence ATGTCAGATCAGGAGAGCCTGCGCGCTCAAGACCTTCAGGAGGAACCTCTTCAGGAGGCCGGAGAGACTACAGGAAATCCGTCGCAGCAGGAGACGCAACCTTCTTCCGGGGATGCCTCTTCCGCAGAACGACCTGTCGGGGAAGACCTCCACAGTGCCGACGGGAAGGGCGATGCCCCTCAGGAAGCAGCTCAGGAAGCAGATCCGAAAGCGGATCAGAACGCAAAGGAAACAGCGGAACTGAAAAAGCAACTGGAAGAGCTTCAGAAAGAAAACTCTGAACTAAAGAATCAGTATCTGCGAAAGCAGGCTGACACGGAGAATTACCGGAAACGGATGATTCGTGACAAGGAAGACGCCGTCAGTTTTGCAAACCAGCAGTTGTTGCTTGACTTGACAGCGGTCATTGATGATTTTGAAAGAGCGATTGCCTCGGCGGAGGAATCCCGTGATTACGATGCCTTTCACGATGGAGTTGTGCTCATAGAGAAGCAACTTGTCAACATGCTTGAGCGGAAGTGGGGTTTGAAGCGGCTTGACTCGGAGGGTCAGGAGTTTGATCCGCAGAAGCATGAGGCGGTAACCGCAGAGCCTCGCGATGAGGACGAGACATCGATGGTCCTGGAGGAGTACCAAAAAGGGTATATGCTTCATGATCGGGTGTTGCGGGCAGCCAGGGTGAAAGTTTCGACGCCGGGTAAAGGCTGA
- a CDS encoding TatD family hydrolase, with protein MRLFDTHAHIGLIDEDPIEQLIVVQEARHEEIEGILSICNNVRDFFGIYENLKTASNVYFAVGVSPSEVTNPGRDWESQIEKGLELPRVVAVGETGLDYYRRFGNKDSQIELFVQQLELADRLDKPVVVHNRDAGNDVLEILQQKIPSRGAVLHCFSENWSYAQKALELPIYISFAGNVTYRNARNLHETAKNMPLERMLIESESPFMVPASHRGERNRPSYLPETARFLADLRGISEEELSEALYQNSCRFFGIDPAQGR; from the coding sequence ATGAGATTATTTGATACTCATGCTCACATCGGGTTGATCGATGAAGACCCGATAGAGCAATTGATCGTAGTACAGGAAGCTCGCCACGAAGAGATTGAGGGAATTCTCAGTATCTGTAATAACGTGCGTGATTTTTTCGGCATCTACGAAAATCTGAAAACAGCCTCAAATGTTTACTTTGCCGTGGGGGTCTCTCCCTCGGAAGTGACGAATCCAGGCCGTGACTGGGAATCGCAGATCGAGAAAGGGCTGGAGCTTCCCCGCGTTGTTGCGGTGGGAGAAACTGGCCTGGACTATTACCGCAGGTTCGGCAACAAGGATTCCCAGATCGAGCTCTTTGTGCAGCAACTGGAGCTGGCCGATCGTCTGGACAAACCTGTGGTGGTCCACAACCGGGATGCGGGGAACGATGTCCTGGAGATCCTCCAGCAGAAAATTCCCTCTCGCGGAGCGGTCCTTCACTGTTTCTCGGAAAACTGGAGCTACGCCCAGAAAGCGCTGGAGTTGCCAATATACATCTCGTTTGCCGGGAACGTGACATATCGGAACGCCCGGAACCTCCATGAGACCGCAAAAAACATGCCTCTGGAACGGATGCTCATTGAGAGTGAGAGCCCCTTTATGGTGCCCGCCTCCCACCGGGGAGAGCGAAACCGCCCCTCTTACCTCCCGGAAACAGCACGCTTTCTGGCAGACCTTCGAGGAATATCGGAAGAAGAGCTCTCGGAAGCCCTGTACCAGAACAGCTGCCGCTTTTTCGGAATCGATCCTGCCCAGGGCCGCTGA
- a CDS encoding TrmH family RNA methyltransferase, giving the protein MSWITSRHAIEATLQREAPGAVLYLTDLRGRNGDLQRLARSRGVGVKTVSGEWLRKRAGSSARGAALELGESPSRSSVVSLKDWLRRTPPGSTGPILALDHVTDPHNVGAILRTAYLMGVPLVIVPARRSVLDSDGVRRSSAGASDEVPVAVVPNLASALRECKRAGWWVYAADAGGTPLPEVPFDSAAVLLLGAEGKGVSPGAAALSDLTVSIPDRAPGGTTVDSFNVSVAAGILTYEYFRTVQPE; this is encoded by the coding sequence ATGTCCTGGATTACCAGCCGTCATGCTATTGAGGCGACTCTCCAGCGCGAAGCGCCCGGGGCAGTTCTCTATCTTACCGATCTGCGTGGCCGGAATGGCGATCTTCAGCGACTGGCGCGATCTCGGGGGGTGGGGGTAAAAACTGTCTCGGGGGAGTGGTTGCGCAAGCGGGCAGGTTCCTCCGCAAGGGGAGCGGCCCTGGAACTCGGCGAGAGCCCTTCCCGGAGCAGCGTGGTTTCGCTCAAGGATTGGCTTCGGCGCACCCCGCCGGGAAGCACCGGGCCTATCCTGGCGCTGGACCATGTGACAGATCCCCATAATGTGGGAGCAATTTTGCGCACGGCCTATCTCATGGGTGTTCCGCTGGTGATTGTTCCAGCGCGCCGAAGCGTCCTGGACAGCGATGGGGTGCGGCGTAGTTCCGCAGGAGCCTCGGACGAAGTTCCCGTGGCGGTCGTTCCCAATCTTGCCTCCGCCTTGAGAGAGTGCAAGCGTGCCGGATGGTGGGTCTATGCCGCCGATGCGGGGGGAACGCCCCTGCCGGAGGTTCCCTTCGATTCTGCGGCCGTTCTCCTTCTCGGAGCTGAAGGGAAGGGCGTCTCCCCGGGCGCAGCGGCTCTTTCTGATCTGACGGTCAGCATCCCTGACCGCGCCCCTGGAGGAACAACAGTGGATTCCTTCAACGTCTCCGTGGCTGCCGGGATTCTTACCTACGAGTATTTCCGAACGGTCCAGCCTGAATAG